The genomic interval ataattttgccGACATGCATTTAGTAATACCTGTAAGTCTCGAATTTTGTTAAGACacctttaaaaacaaacaaaaaatcgaaacgaaaaccttatgatatatatgatatgatatcgTAATACAAACCGGCCGGAACCGAAATGTGTACAATCTGCAACAAAAAGATTTTATCATAGTTTCGTTTAAGCTCAAAGTTTCGGTTAATCTGACACAGAGCTATTTGGGCAACTTCGAGAGACATTAAACATTAAGCTTGCAGATCTAACTGAAtcttaaaacttaaaaaagtGCGCCCAAGAAATCTATTTATGCCTAACTAAAGAGATTAGAGCGCACTGCAAAAGTCGCTATTGGCGGACAGAAGTTTGCGTttgttatacatatgtattttgtatatgtacacacacagataccATCTAGCAGCTCGTGTGTTGTCGATGATAAGCGCAAATAGACAAAACAAACACTCGAGTCGCtaacaattataaatgattAGATCGCTTTTTGGAGCATTCACTTTGTCCGGGTCTTTAACTGTAACTTTTGTGTACATATGATAGATGGGATGATGTTGCGGCTCTTGTGCAGCACCTTCAAGCCATGTTTaactacgcacacacacatacacacacacacactcacacatatagCCGAGTAAGTGCTGCCGGGGCGGTCACTCACAAAGCGGGTTCATTATCTTGATGACTCAGGCCGAGCGGCTTACAGGGCGAGTgctttaaaataaagaaattattCACACTTTCTTGCTGCGATTGCAGTGGGAACAGTCGCGGCGAGCCTAATCTAATCTGGCCAAGTCAAATACGTATTTTGCACTTTGGGGCATGGATCTTAAATACACAGTGAATTAATATTGGCATCATTATAAACCCACCCACAGCCAAGGGCTTTGGTTTTATTTACATAGGCAATTTTGCAGTATTTGTAGTTTACACAATGTTAACATAAATTCAATTCTGTGGAagcatatatgcataatatgtgttataattagttatttatatatatatgtgtatgtatatatatatatatatatatatatatataaatatatatatatatatatttaatagctAAATGGACAGTGCAAATTTGATTTCTCTCATATTTTATTGATAACATAAAATTTGACCAACCAATATGCGGCTGACTTAATCGTTCCTTCCTGAAGGGCTTCATCTCGCAAGATTTAACATTGAATTTGGCTCGCATGTACGCAggtgcattttttttgtttttttttttttgtttttgattttctgaGTTGTTGGTGACCTGTGCCCCGTGTTTTTGAGTGGTTAACAAAATGAACTTAAACCAAAACTGAACTAGTTGAACAATAagtatatagctatatatcaattgaatttcaattgaGTGTCCATTTGCATCTAAACAACGCTGTCCACACCATTGACCTCATGCTCCCTTTCCCGCTCGCGGTCTCGAGCAGCACGGTCCcgagcagccgccgcagcagcaaccagGCGGGGCATCGCCAGCactggctgttgctgtggctgctgctgctgttgttgctgctgctgctgcaggatATGACGAGCCCCACCAATACCAGCGGCACCagcgttgttattgttgcgaTGCATAAAATTGCGTATGTTCTCCTCCGTATAGTCGACAATACGACGTTTCTTGCGACGCGCGTATTGCTTCTGTTTTAAATAGATTTTCAACATGCCCTTCACAGTGATGAAGGTTAAACCGCCGAGTAGTGTGCGATGCAGTGTGTTCTCCACGGAATCGAACAATATGCGACCCACAATGCATGAAATtgttggcagcagcagagctCCGCAAAATATGCGAGTTGCCGAAACTGGATCCGAAAGTGCCGGCGTGGCCGGATTTGAAGATGTCGGCAGTTCTTCCTCCTGCTGATTACTGCAAACGAAAATAACCTCAACTAAAGCCACTATCAGATAGATTGAGAAACTTACAGGTCTGGATATATAAAGTTCACAAAGGGAAACTTGCGCATGACGGTGCCGCGATTGCGTATCAAACGCAACAGGGCGTCTTCCCAACGAATTAGCCGACCAAGTACCAGGCCAACTGGTATGGCAGGTAGGCCAATTAGTAGTATGAGCGGATCACCGGATTCCATTATAGACATGCCATGCTCGTGACCAACAATCTGCATGAACATCGTTATGACATTATATGTAGCTTTCGCCTGATGGGCTCACCTGGAGGAAGGTCACAGCGCCATAAGTCACCGCTGTCCAGTACAGCGAACCGACAAAAAAGCCCGCCGCCAGAAACGGACTCAGACGCTTGACCAGATTGTCCATGGCTTCTAAGGCACCACCCAGTTTGCCCATTTGTGGGAATACAATGATGTATTCCGTTTGACATTGCGGGCAGGATACAGAGCGAAGCGCATTACCCTTCTGTGTCTTCTCATCGATCCAGCGATACAGGCAGCTCTGATGAACCCACTTTGTTGTGCCACGACACTGGCAGGGCTGCACCCAGGCCGCCAAGCGATTGTCCTCGTCCGTCGCAAAGCAAATCCAACAGCACCGTTCCGTGTCCACGTTGAACGAATCTctcgctgttgctgcagcagctgccgccgtgCGCCTCTCTGCCTCATCTGTTTCGGCAATTGTCGACTTTGATGTGGTCGGCAATGGCTCCAATGTGACCGTTGTGTGATCTAGCGCTGATGAAATTTCATTACCGGCCTCTGTTTCGGTTGCAGCGTCGGCAGTGGGCGCTGCTGCTTTATCATCCATATCGCTGCAAATGGCACCGTATTTAGATGGATTTACGTACGTTTGTCTAGGCATTTGGAATTTGAACGCGGTTAACTTACTCGGAAATTTGAAAGTCACTCGATTAGGTCTGTTTCCTTTACAGCCCAagaataaaacttaattttcaactttttctATTCAACTCTATCTGAAACTAAAATATATGTGAACTAGAGATGGGCACGTGACTTATATTTGTTTACTCCAATCCCACTCACGTGTAAGCAACGgtgtacatttttatatatgacaTGTCTTGTAACCGTAATTTTAGTTGTTAAAAATTGCCTtgcaaaattaaagcaaaaccgTTCTTAACTCAGCATTTTGCTGTTAAACGGCAGAATTACGTGGTAAAATACCGCATGCGGCCATGtactaaaaaatacaatacatTCCAATAGAGATGTGTAATGAGAGATTTATATCGAGCAACAGCTTATCGATAACTATACCGTACACTATTACACTACGAACAGCGTATGAACTTGTGTCGTCCAATGCCATTCTGTGGAATTTGTGCTTTGCCATTTAGGGATATTTCGGCTGCCCACACTAACAgcgtatatacataaatcatTTATGCTTATTACTGCAAATGCCAGTAAGgttttaatttagcaaatatataataacattACAAACAAAGCCCCGGTGTGGTAGATAAGTATTAATGAACCCCGTTGACTTCGCGGACTGCTAATCCGGCCACGGCATTTGCTGTTAGTCCAGTTCACTGTTAGCGttttgtcgctgtcgctgtggTCTGCTTTGCACCTCATCCTCTTCATCGAAACCCTGCATTAGCTGGTTGAAGATGTCGCCAAACATGCCACCAAGCCCGGAGGGACCAGCATGCACCTGCTCCGGTTGCTCATCAAAGTATATGACACCAATCTTCGTTAGATATTTATGAAAGGAAGCGTCTCGCTTCAGGGAAGGATCATACAGCTTGCGCAGAGCACGAAATCCCATCACACTCTTCGTGTCGATAAGTCGAAACAAGAAGTACAGGAAATTGATCAACGGCTCCTTGTAGGGAAACTCGTGCCTCAGTATTTTTGGATGGTATCGTGTATACTCGCTAAACATGTCATCTGCCGTTTTGCGATCCTTCAATGatagctgctgcagcaccgCCTGCACCAAAAACAAATCGACTTCTTTGTGGAAGCCCTTGCTCTGGCTTATTTCAATCAGCACGCGCCCGCACAGGCTACCATCCTGGCAGAGCAAATAGTGGTGGCGTGCCGACTCAATGTTTCCCTCTGTCCAGAACACATGCGCAATAAGCTTGTGCAAGACCGGATGACC from Drosophila virilis strain 15010-1051.87 chromosome 2, Dvir_AGI_RSII-ME, whole genome shotgun sequence carries:
- the LOC116651839 gene encoding Golgi to ER traffic protein 4 homolog, which translates into the protein MTTADAERPVGSGSSSSSSTANQRGVSRVLAKLSHSLAEGEFYEAHMMYRTLYFRYTAQKRYQDCLDLLFDGAQKLIEKEQEGSAADLCLLLVDTLEKRGPRPDDTDNFEWVPRFGALIRGLSATTVERETLIHRVVKWSTSVHGQFGHPVLHKLIAHVFWTEGNIESARHHYLLCQDGSLCGRVLIEISQSKGFHKEVDLFLVQAVLQQLSLKDRKTADDMFSEYTRYHPKILRHEFPYKEPLINFLYFLFRLIDTKSVMGFRALRKLYDPSLKRDASFHKYLTKIGVIYFDEQPEQVHAGPSGLGGMFGDIFNQLMQGFDEEDEVQSRPQRQRQNANSELD
- the LOC116651837 gene encoding E3 ubiquitin-protein ligase MARCHF5, translating into MDDKAAAPTADAATETEAGNEISSALDHTTVTLEPLPTTSKSTIAETDEAERRTAAAAAATARDSFNVDTERCCWICFATDEDNRLAAWVQPCQCRGTTKWVHQSCLYRWIDEKTQKGNALRSVSCPQCQTEYIIVFPQMGKLGGALEAMDNLVKRLSPFLAAGFFVGSLYWTAVTYGAVTFLQIVGHEHGMSIMESGDPLILLIGLPAIPVGLVLGRLIRWEDALLRLIRNRGTVMRKFPFVNFIYPDLNQQEEELPTSSNPATPALSDPVSATRIFCGALLLPTISCIVGRILFDSVENTLHRTLLGGLTFITVKGMLKIYLKQKQYARRKKRRIVDYTEENIRNFMHRNNNNAGAAGIGGARHILQQQQQQQQQQPQQQPVLAMPRLVAAAAAARDRAARDREREREHEVNGVDSVV